Within the Oceaniferula flava genome, the region GACGATCCGGTGATGTACTGTGAGCACAAGTTTCTCTATCGCTGGCTGAAATCGAACGATTTCGAGGGCGATCATTTACCGATCGGAAAAGCCCGGGTCACTCGTGCTGGCAAACATGCCACGGTGGTGACCTACAGCGCGATGGTGCACGAAGCCGTCCGCGCTGCCGAAATGCTTCAGGCCGAAGGTGGCTGGGAAATCGAGGTGGTCGACCTCCGCTCGGTCAAGCCGATGGATACCGACACCATCATCGCCTCCGTCGCCCGCACCGGTCGTCTGCTCGCGGTGGGTGAAGCATTTCCCTGGGGGGGAGTGACTGCCGAAGTGGTCTCCCGAGTCAGCTCCGACGGCTTCCATTTGCTCGATGCCCCACCGGCCCGATTGAACGCCCGCGACACCCCCATCCCATATCACCCGAAACTTTGGGCCGCCCATCGGCCTACTCCCGAGTCGATCGCTGAAGCTCTTCGCAAGTTGCTCAACTATTAAGAGTTGCGAATAAATTTACGTATTTAATATCATGCCAAAAGTTCCCATTCTCATGCCTCAACTTGGCGAATCCATCGCCGAGGCCACGATCATCCGGCTGAACATTGCCGTCGGTGACTCCGTGGTGCCGGACCAGGAAGTGATCGAAGTGGAGACCAATAAAGCCACCATGGGCGTGACCGCTCTGTGCGCTGGTGAGGTCGTGGATATCGTCGCGCAAGAAGGAGTCAGCTACGCGGTTGGCACGGTCTTGGGTGTCTTGGAAGTGACTCAAGAGGAGGTCGATCGCACCGGCGAAACCACCCTCGATGACATTGCGGCTGCGGAAAACAGCAACGCATCCAACGCAGCACCGGCCAATGACGGTGGCGACGAGGAGGCGAATCTGCATTTTAAAACCGAGGACGGAGGCTACCACGAGCCAAAACTGGTGGAGCCGAATGTGCAAGGTCTGCCCGTGCCCACCGGCAAAGGTGGAGCGCACTATATTTCACCCCGCATGCGTGCCCGGATGACCGAGCTCGGACTCCGCGCCGCTGACATCTCCGCCATCACCGGCAGTGGTGCGGGTGGTCGGGTCACTGTGGAGGATCTCGAAGCCTTCCTCGAATACATCGATACCTGGCCACGCACCAAGGCCTCGCCGATGCGACTTGCCGTGGCCGATGCCATGCGCCGGAGCTGGACGCGCCCGCTCGCCACTGTCGCCCGCCCCTTGGTGATGGATAAAATTCTCAACCACCGCCGGAACCAGAACCCGAAACCAGGCCCCGCGCTATATTTGCTGCGTGCCTTGGCGATCGCTCTGGCGGAAAATCCCACCACCGCCGGTTATCTGATCGGTGAAAATGTGGTGCATCCCCGCGCCTTCGATATCGGAGTGGCGGTGCAGGTCGATGACGGCGTGCTCGTTCCGATCATCCGCAATGCCGATACCAAAACGCTCAGCGAGCTCGTTGCCGACTACGATAATCTGGTGGAGCTGGCTCGCGCTCGCAAGCTACCCGCCGATGCCACCCAGCACGGCATCGCCACGGTGACCAATTTCGGCACCTTCGGCCTCACCTGGGGCACACCCATCCCTCTGCCGAACGAAACCTTGATCCTCGGTCTCAGCGCTGGGGTGAAGAAGCCCGTGTGGAGTGACGAAACCGGAACCTTCATCCCGGTCACCGAGGCGGAGATCGATCTGACCTTCGATCACCGAGTGGTCGATGGTGGTGGTGCCGGCATGCTACTGAACCGCATTTCCGAACTTCTCCAGGCACCCGAGCAGCTGTAAATCACCTTGCTGCCGTCGCGCAGGGTGCTAGAGTTTTCGGGTGAAATGGATCATCATCGCCGCCGTCATGGCATCGCATCCGCTGGCTGCGATTCCTAACCAGATCATCGGCGGCGTCGCTCAGGCGAATAGTCCGTTGAACGGTCAGGAGCTGGCCGGGCCGTTGTTGCAAAACGACCTCTGGCAGGGGACATCCACGCTGCCCGGTGAGTGGCAGGTGGAAAATCAAATTGCCGCCACCCGGACATCGCATCTGTTAGCGAGACCCAAGATCTTCGGCCAAGACGTTGTGCTGCTGCGCGCTACTCATCGAGGGGAGACGCTGGAGTCAGTGACTGCCACTTTCGCCGACGCGGGTTCGTATTTTCCTTATTTGAAACAGAACCCCAGAGTTGCGATCGAAGTGCAGCGGCAGGAGTTGTTGGAAAAGCAGAAACAGTTCCGTGAGCTCTACACAGAGACCTATGAAAAGCTGAAGGAGGATCTGGCCCAACGCAGCCAACGCAAGGCGAAGGAGAGTCGATGGGGATCATCCCGCACTCTGCGGGCGGAGCTGATCGTCTATGATCTTGGCGATCTCCATGCGGTTCTTTTTTCAGACAACGGCAGGCTGCTTCGTCTCACCCTGACCCGCGACCGCGATCTCTACCGGAAGGGATGGCTGGACCAAGATCGCCTCGAGATGTCGCGCAGTGAGCTGGCGAGCCACTATCGAGACCAGGTGCAAGTCTCGGAAAATGGCGACCACCTCATCGATGGAATCCGTTCCGTGCCGCAAGGCTACCGCCCCTATTGCGGCTTGAACTCGCTGACGATGGCTGCTCAATATTTTGGCCTGCATCTCGATGAAGATTGGCTAGCGGTGGCTGGGAAATTTCAGAACACCGGCTCAGCGGCCGGATCTAACATGTTGACGCTCTACAATGCCACCGCACGCGAGGCGCAGCTCGGGCTGACACGTGAGACTCAGTTCAAATGGACCAAAGCTCGCAGTCTCCTCCAGTCTGGATTGCCGGTCATCGTCTGGCGCCGATTCGACTTCCGCCGCAACCAAACCCACCTCCAGTTTTCCCGACAACACGCCCAAGACCCGACCTCGCAGTTACCGGAGCCAGACGCCGCCGACCGCGCCACCTGGCCAGGCGAAAAGCATCCGGTACACGCCTCGGTGATTGTAGGTTTCAACGATCAGCGCAAGGAGTTGCTCTTTCTGGAAAGCTGGGCCGGGCAGTCGGTGCCGAGGCGCATGCGTTACGAGGAACTGGAAGCCACCGCGACCATGGTTTTTTACTTCGAGGGAAAATAGTCACTCGACCTGATTCGCGGCAGTCTGCAAGTTGGCGGCATGCACAACATCGTCTTTCTAGATACCGCCACCACCGATCGTGATGACCTCGACCTTTCCTCGCTGGAGGAGTTGGGAAAGATCACCTACCACCCGCTGACAGGGCCCGGGGAAACGGCAGACCGACTCGCCGAAGCCACCATCGCGATCACGAACAAGGTGGTGATCGATGAAGCCGTGCTTGAGCAGTGCCCCAAGCTGCAGCTGATCTGCGTGGCTGCCACCGGAGTGAACTGCATCGACCTCGAAGCCGCGGAACGCCGGTCGGTGCCGGTGCTCAATGTCTCCGGATACTCCACGGATTCGGTTACCCAGCACGTTTTTTCCATGCTGTTATCGCTGGCCACCAGCCTGCACCACTACGCGCCGGAGGCGGAGCAGTGGGCGGAGTCGCCTATGTTTACCCGACTCGATTACCCGATATTCGACCTCGCCGGGAAAACCCTCGGCATTGTTGGCCTGGGCAATATTGGCAAGAATGTCGCCAAGGTGGCACAATCCCAGGGCATGAAAGTCATCGCCTACGCCCGTGAAAATGCTGAAGAGAGCGGGGGAATCGAGCGTGTTTCCCACGATGCCTTTTTCGCCCAAGCCGATGTCATCAGCCTGCACTGTCCTCTAACACCCGACACCGAAAACTTCATCAATCAGGAAACCCTCAGTCTCTGCCAGCCGGGAACTCTGCTGATCAACACCGGTCGAGGCCCGCTGATCGACGAGCAAGCTGTCGCCGAAGCTCTCCGCACCGGTCAGTTAGGCGGTGCTGGGCTCGATGTCCTTTCCACCGAACCCCCAGCCGCCGATCACCCTCTGTTAGCCTCCGATATTCCCAACCTGCTGATCACGCCTCACACCGCCTGGGCGAGCAAGGAATCCCGCCAACGCCTGATCGAAGGCGTCGCCGAGAATATCAAAAACTTCAAGTAGTCTACGAAGTGCGGCGATCCCAAATCGCCGCTTTCCGGAATCCAACAAACCCCCAACAAAAAACTGCTCCAACCTTCCGAAGAAAGTTGGAGCAGCCTTAAAAAATTCGCAAGATGAGCCAGATTCGCGGTCCAAAATGAACGCGGAGGACTAGCCACCCCCAAGCTTAACGCCGACGATTTCGTCTGCGGCGGTTAGAAGATGGCCGACCCGTTGAAGCTGCCGATTTCTTCTCGCCTGAGCCATCACCGCGTGAGGAATTACCTCCGCCGCCACCGCTACGGGCGCCATTACGGCCACCGGAATTACGAGGTCCGCGGGCTTGACGTGCCTGCTGTTTGCGGGCGTTCGCGGCTTTCATCACCTCGCTCGCTGTGGGAGCGCGGTTAGGCCAAAGTTCGGGGGAGAATCCTTCGACATCGGTCAGCGGAATCCGCTGCTTGATGAGCTTTTCAATGGCGGTGAAGAACGGACGCTCGTCGTTGCAGACCAGTGAGATGGCTTCACCTTCCTTACCGGCGCGACCTGTCCGGCCAATCCGGTGCACGTAATCCTCGGGGATGTTAGGGAGTTCGAAATTGATCACGTGCGGCAGCTGGGCGATGTCCAGGCCACGGGCGGCGATATCGGTCGCCACCAAAACGCGGACTTTCCCTTTCTTGAATCCGTCCAGCGCCTTGGTGCGTGCACCCTGGCCTTTGTTGCCGTGGATGGCCGCCGATGAGATACCGGCTTTTTCCAGCTTCTGGCTCAGTCGGTTCGCGCCATGTTTGGTGCGGGTGAATACCAGCACCTGCTTCCAGTCGCCTTCCTGAATGAGCTTCAGGCAGATCTCGGATTTCTTGGTATTGTCACAGCGGTATGCGCGCTGCTCCACGGTTTCAGCCGTGGTGTTCTCAGGGCTGACCTCGATGGCCACGGGGTTCACCAGCAGTTCCTTGGTCATCTGCTTGATTTCCTTGGAGAAGGTAGCGGAGAACAGGAGGTTCTGACGTTTCTTCGGCAGCATCTTGATCACCTTGCGGATGTCGTTGATGAATCCCATGTCGAGCATGCGGTCGGCTTCATCGAGCACCAGCATGTTGACTCCGTCTAACTTACAAGCACCTTGCTGGCAGAGGTCTAACAGTCGACCAGGTGTAGCCACCAGGATGTCGATGCCTTCTTTCAGCTTGCGGATTTGCGGGCCGATCTTGACACCGCCGTAAACGACCATGCTGCGGAGTTGGAGGTATTTTCCGTAGTCGATGATGCTCTGTTCCACCTGAGCCGCGAGTTCGCGAGTCGGGGTGAGGACGAGGGCTCGGATGGGGCGACCGCGTGACGGTTTGGCATCGCTGGTTTCGTCCAGGATTTGCATCATCGGCAGGGTGAATCCTGCGGTCTTGCCGGTGCCGGTCTGTGCGGCAGCGGTCATGTCCTTGCGGGCCAAAACGGCGGGAATTGCCTGCGCTTGAATGGGTGAGGGGGTGTCGTATCCCTTGTCGGAAACAGCACGGAGGAGATTATCGGATAAGCCGGTATCGGCAAAAGTAGTCATAGTGGTATAATAAATAGCGGCGCCACCGGAAAAAAGATGGGGCGGCACAGCCGGGGAAAATTTCATCGGAAATCGATGCCGTTTTCGCACTCGGCGTCCACGGTAGCTGAGCAAGGATCGCTCTGGCCAGAGTGGAAGCTACACAACTTTGAGTAAATGAACAGGATAATGTGAGGCATCGA harbors:
- a CDS encoding alpha-ketoacid dehydrogenase subunit beta — encoded protein: MSEVTYIDAIHAALSDAMEQDPRVFLYGQDIGKFGGAFKATKGLQEKYPNRVLDAPISEDAMAGVAIGAAIEGARPVLEMQFADFSSVAFNQLVNQAATHYYRTGVPVPLTVRLPSGGTPGSGPFHSQSMESLYAHYPGLVVVTPATVADAYSMLIDSIKMDDPVMYCEHKFLYRWLKSNDFEGDHLPIGKARVTRAGKHATVVTYSAMVHEAVRAAEMLQAEGGWEIEVVDLRSVKPMDTDTIIASVARTGRLLAVGEAFPWGGVTAEVVSRVSSDGFHLLDAPPARLNARDTPIPYHPKLWAAHRPTPESIAEALRKLLNY
- a CDS encoding dihydrolipoamide acetyltransferase family protein: MPKVPILMPQLGESIAEATIIRLNIAVGDSVVPDQEVIEVETNKATMGVTALCAGEVVDIVAQEGVSYAVGTVLGVLEVTQEEVDRTGETTLDDIAAAENSNASNAAPANDGGDEEANLHFKTEDGGYHEPKLVEPNVQGLPVPTGKGGAHYISPRMRARMTELGLRAADISAITGSGAGGRVTVEDLEAFLEYIDTWPRTKASPMRLAVADAMRRSWTRPLATVARPLVMDKILNHRRNQNPKPGPALYLLRALAIALAENPTTAGYLIGENVVHPRAFDIGVAVQVDDGVLVPIIRNADTKTLSELVADYDNLVELARARKLPADATQHGIATVTNFGTFGLTWGTPIPLPNETLILGLSAGVKKPVWSDETGTFIPVTEAEIDLTFDHRVVDGGGAGMLLNRISELLQAPEQL
- a CDS encoding C39 family peptidase, producing MASHPLAAIPNQIIGGVAQANSPLNGQELAGPLLQNDLWQGTSTLPGEWQVENQIAATRTSHLLARPKIFGQDVVLLRATHRGETLESVTATFADAGSYFPYLKQNPRVAIEVQRQELLEKQKQFRELYTETYEKLKEDLAQRSQRKAKESRWGSSRTLRAELIVYDLGDLHAVLFSDNGRLLRLTLTRDRDLYRKGWLDQDRLEMSRSELASHYRDQVQVSENGDHLIDGIRSVPQGYRPYCGLNSLTMAAQYFGLHLDEDWLAVAGKFQNTGSAAGSNMLTLYNATAREAQLGLTRETQFKWTKARSLLQSGLPVIVWRRFDFRRNQTHLQFSRQHAQDPTSQLPEPDAADRATWPGEKHPVHASVIVGFNDQRKELLFLESWAGQSVPRRMRYEELEATATMVFYFEGK
- a CDS encoding D-2-hydroxyacid dehydrogenase, with product MHNIVFLDTATTDRDDLDLSSLEELGKITYHPLTGPGETADRLAEATIAITNKVVIDEAVLEQCPKLQLICVAATGVNCIDLEAAERRSVPVLNVSGYSTDSVTQHVFSMLLSLATSLHHYAPEAEQWAESPMFTRLDYPIFDLAGKTLGIVGLGNIGKNVAKVAQSQGMKVIAYARENAEESGGIERVSHDAFFAQADVISLHCPLTPDTENFINQETLSLCQPGTLLINTGRGPLIDEQAVAEALRTGQLGGAGLDVLSTEPPAADHPLLASDIPNLLITPHTAWASKESRQRLIEGVAENIKNFK
- a CDS encoding DEAD/DEAH box helicase; this encodes MTTFADTGLSDNLLRAVSDKGYDTPSPIQAQAIPAVLARKDMTAAAQTGTGKTAGFTLPMMQILDETSDAKPSRGRPIRALVLTPTRELAAQVEQSIIDYGKYLQLRSMVVYGGVKIGPQIRKLKEGIDILVATPGRLLDLCQQGACKLDGVNMLVLDEADRMLDMGFINDIRKVIKMLPKKRQNLLFSATFSKEIKQMTKELLVNPVAIEVSPENTTAETVEQRAYRCDNTKKSEICLKLIQEGDWKQVLVFTRTKHGANRLSQKLEKAGISSAAIHGNKGQGARTKALDGFKKGKVRVLVATDIAARGLDIAQLPHVINFELPNIPEDYVHRIGRTGRAGKEGEAISLVCNDERPFFTAIEKLIKQRIPLTDVEGFSPELWPNRAPTASEVMKAANARKQQARQARGPRNSGGRNGARSGGGGGNSSRGDGSGEKKSAASTGRPSSNRRRRNRRR